The DNA sequence GACGGGCGCGATAAGGAAGGTATTTTTTACGACGCCGGCCGAGTTCGACCCGAGGAAATACCTGGGCCCTGCCCGTGACGCAATTAAATTGGTTGTAAAGAGGAAGGTCGGAT is a window from the Candidatus Omnitrophota bacterium genome containing:
- a CDS encoding fructose-bisphosphate aldolase (catalyzes the formation of glycerone phosphate and glyceraldehyde 3-phosphate from fructose 1,6, bisphosphate), with amino-acid sequence TGAIRKVFFTTPAEFDPRKYLGPARDAIKLVVKRKVGLLGCAGKA